The proteins below are encoded in one region of Caldilineales bacterium:
- a CDS encoding ASKHA domain-containing protein, whose product MPSGRRGRVAPGTSLLDAARNLGVEIESICGGRLTCGKCKVRIEDGIFQKHGIISGQGHVSPPTKEELELLQNMGSEDCRLSCVAYVQDDVLAFVPEESRAQKQIIRKSATERVIEVAPAIRKVYIKVDEAQLGDHRGDWGRVQDALREQWQVEAETIDLLAMRRLQKALRDGKWKVTVTLWQEREAIDVRPGYEEGVYGLAVDIGSTTVVGHLCDLRTGQVLATESTMNPQVAYGEDLMSRISYVMMHSTGLDKLHKSIIDALNTLAARAAKSAGIRSNDIHEAVFVGNTTMIHIFLDCDPVELGGSPFAVVNRDPLDLKARDLGLRLHPGANVHVLPAEAGHVGADNVGVLIAEEPYRMDDISLTVDVGTNAEIVVGGKDWMFSASSPTGPAFEGAQITYGMRAAPGAVERVRIDPDTLEPRFRVIGEERWSDEWPLGPDVPLEEQPKHLASGICGSGIIEVIAEMLVTGIILPDGRFNPNCASERVVWKERKGSYMLADGRQTTTGEPIYVTQSDVRNIQLAKAALYAGAKLLLLRAGMEKFDRVILAGAFGSYIDPKHAMILGLIPDCDLAKVTAVGNAAGDGARIALVNRHKREEARTISRWVRSIEIAMDPIFQDEFVAAMHLPHASDTFPHLDGILPPAEPTPVGAGRERRSRTAHRNNPD is encoded by the coding sequence ATGCCTTCCGGCCGCCGCGGGCGCGTGGCGCCGGGAACCTCACTGCTCGACGCCGCCCGCAACCTGGGCGTGGAGATTGAGAGCATCTGTGGCGGCCGCCTGACCTGCGGCAAGTGCAAAGTCCGCATCGAGGATGGCATTTTCCAAAAACACGGCATCATCTCCGGCCAGGGGCATGTCTCGCCGCCCACCAAAGAAGAACTGGAACTGCTGCAGAACATGGGCAGCGAGGATTGCCGCCTTTCGTGCGTGGCCTATGTCCAGGACGATGTGCTGGCCTTCGTCCCCGAAGAAAGCCGGGCGCAGAAGCAGATCATCCGCAAATCGGCCACCGAACGCGTGATCGAGGTCGCCCCGGCCATCCGCAAGGTCTACATCAAGGTCGATGAAGCCCAGTTGGGCGACCATCGCGGCGATTGGGGCCGGGTGCAGGACGCGCTGCGGGAACAGTGGCAGGTCGAGGCCGAGACCATCGACCTCCTGGCTATGCGCCGGCTGCAAAAGGCGCTGCGCGACGGCAAATGGAAGGTGACGGTCACGCTGTGGCAGGAGCGCGAGGCCATCGACGTGCGGCCGGGCTATGAGGAGGGCGTCTATGGGCTGGCGGTGGACATCGGCAGCACGACGGTGGTGGGGCACTTGTGCGATTTGCGCACGGGGCAGGTGCTGGCCACCGAATCGACGATGAATCCGCAGGTGGCCTACGGCGAAGACCTGATGAGCCGGATTTCGTATGTGATGATGCACAGCACCGGACTGGACAAACTGCACAAGTCGATCATCGACGCCCTCAACACCCTGGCGGCGCGGGCGGCCAAATCGGCGGGCATCCGTTCCAACGACATTCACGAGGCCGTGTTCGTGGGCAACACGACCATGATCCACATCTTCTTGGACTGCGACCCGGTGGAGTTGGGCGGGTCGCCGTTTGCGGTGGTCAATCGCGACCCGCTCGACCTCAAGGCCCGCGACCTGGGGCTGCGGCTGCACCCCGGCGCCAATGTCCATGTGCTGCCGGCCGAGGCCGGGCATGTGGGCGCGGACAATGTCGGCGTCCTCATTGCCGAAGAACCGTACCGGATGGACGACATCAGCCTGACGGTGGATGTGGGCACCAATGCCGAGATCGTCGTCGGCGGCAAGGACTGGATGTTCAGCGCCTCCAGCCCCACCGGCCCGGCCTTCGAGGGGGCGCAGATCACCTACGGGATGCGGGCGGCGCCGGGGGCGGTCGAACGCGTGCGCATCGACCCTGACACCCTCGAGCCGCGCTTCCGGGTCATCGGCGAGGAGAGATGGTCGGACGAGTGGCCGCTGGGGCCGGATGTGCCGCTGGAGGAACAGCCCAAACATCTGGCCTCCGGTATCTGCGGCTCCGGCATCATCGAGGTCATTGCCGAGATGCTGGTCACGGGCATCATTCTGCCCGATGGCCGCTTCAACCCCAACTGCGCCAGCGAACGCGTCGTCTGGAAAGAGCGCAAGGGTAGCTACATGCTGGCCGATGGCCGGCAGACGACCACCGGCGAACCGATCTACGTCACCCAAAGCGACGTGCGCAATATCCAACTGGCCAAAGCGGCGCTCTATGCCGGGGCCAAGCTGCTGCTGCTGCGGGCGGGGATGGAGAAGTTCGACCGGGTGATCCTGGCCGGGGCCTTTGGCAGCTATATCGACCCCAAACATGCCATGATCCTGGGCCTGATCCCCGATTGCGACCTGGCGAAGGTGACGGCGGTGGGCAATGCCGCCGGCGATGGCGCTCGCATTGCCCTGGTCAACCGCCACAAACGCGAGGAAGCCCGCACGATCTCGCGCTGGGTGCGGTCGATCGAGATCGCCATGGACCCCATTTTTCAGGACGAATTCGTGGCGGCCATGCACTTGCCCCATGCTTCCGACACCTTCCCCCATCTCGATGGCATCCTGCCGCCGGCCGAGCCAACGCCGGTGGGGGCGGGGCGAGAGCGACGCAGCCGCACCGCTCACCGCAACAATCCTGACTGA
- a CDS encoding virulence factor, translating into MPSYQILYWYDIPTQVRARDGRERASAPLPDRFMEAVDRAAMALGLTGADAYMEAFKWGDPIEAEGTIKDIVAAVVADLDAQMPEINWRKTVDTAKAS; encoded by the coding sequence ATGCCAAGCTATCAAATCCTCTACTGGTACGACATCCCCACCCAGGTGCGCGCCCGTGACGGCCGCGAACGCGCCAGCGCCCCTCTGCCCGACCGCTTCATGGAGGCCGTCGACCGCGCCGCCATGGCCCTGGGGCTGACCGGCGCCGACGCCTATATGGAAGCCTTCAAGTGGGGTGATCCGATCGAGGCCGAAGGCACTATCAAGGACATCGTCGCTGCCGTCGTCGCCGACCTGGACGCCCAGATGCCTGAGATCAACTGGCGCAAAACTGTCGATACGGCGAAGGCAAGTTGA
- a CDS encoding tail fiber protein, which yields MEPYVAEIRMFAGNFAPRGWALCEGQVLSIAQNTALFSLLGTNYGGDGKSTFALPDLRGRMPVQEDPSTWPYLGELGDGVDVAASKSGYVGINYIIALQGEFPPRS from the coding sequence ATGGAACCCTACGTTGCTGAAATCCGCATGTTCGCCGGCAACTTCGCCCCCCGCGGGTGGGCATTGTGTGAAGGCCAGGTGCTTTCGATAGCGCAAAACACGGCCTTGTTCTCGCTCCTGGGCACCAACTATGGCGGCGATGGCAAGTCGACCTTCGCCCTGCCCGATCTGCGCGGACGGATGCCGGTGCAAGAAGATCCCTCCACCTGGCCCTACTTGGGCGAACTGGGAGATGGCGTCGATGTAGCCGCGAGCAAGAGCGGCTATGTGGGCATCAACTACATCATCGCCCTGCAAGGCGAGTTCCCGCCGCGGTCGTAA
- a CDS encoding tail fiber protein yields MNPTLGEIRIFAGNFAPQGWAFCNGGLLSISEYEALFMIVGTTYGGDGETTFALPDLRGRAPVHMGSSLMLGQTAMPAAADGQKPSPSWLGLNFIIALQGNFPTPS; encoded by the coding sequence ATGAACCCGACACTCGGCGAAATCCGCATCTTTGCCGGCAATTTCGCTCCGCAGGGCTGGGCGTTCTGCAACGGCGGCCTGCTATCGATCAGCGAGTATGAAGCGCTCTTCATGATCGTCGGCACGACTTATGGCGGCGACGGTGAGACCACCTTTGCCCTGCCCGATTTGCGCGGGCGGGCGCCCGTCCACATGGGTAGCAGCCTGATGCTGGGCCAGACGGCCATGCCCGCTGCCGCCGACGGCCAGAAGCCATCCCCGTCCTGGCTTGGCCTCAACTTCATCATCGCCCTGCAGGGCAACTTCCCCACACCCTCCTGA
- a CDS encoding tail fiber protein, with amino-acid sequence MNEPFLAEIRLFSGNFAPKGWALCNGQLLPISQNQALFSLLGTTYGGDGRTNFALPNLRDRVAVHPNAQNPLGAMAGSSGLGSGQPAEAPGYLGLNFCIALQGIFPSPDW; translated from the coding sequence ATGAACGAACCTTTTCTCGCTGAAATCCGCTTGTTCAGCGGCAATTTCGCCCCCAAGGGCTGGGCGCTGTGCAACGGGCAGCTTCTGCCCATCAGCCAGAACCAGGCCCTGTTCTCACTCCTGGGCACGACCTATGGTGGTGATGGCCGGACTAACTTCGCCCTGCCCAACCTGCGCGACCGCGTGGCTGTGCATCCCAATGCGCAGAATCCCCTCGGCGCCATGGCCGGGTCGTCAGGCTTGGGCAGCGGCCAGCCGGCCGAAGCGCCTGGCTACCTGGGCCTTAACTTCTGCATCGCCCTCCAGGGCATCTTCCCCTCACCCGACTGGTAA
- a CDS encoding MbtH family protein, producing the protein MAWDEQEDTTIYAVVVNHEEQYSIWPDERQRPLGWRDAGKTGTRQECLAFIEEVWTDMRPLSLRKKMEEMAQQGGA; encoded by the coding sequence ATGGCCTGGGACGAACAAGAAGACACCACCATCTACGCTGTGGTTGTCAACCACGAAGAGCAGTACTCGATCTGGCCTGATGAGCGCCAGCGGCCGCTCGGCTGGCGCGACGCCGGCAAGACTGGAACCAGGCAGGAGTGCCTGGCCTTCATCGAGGAAGTATGGACCGACATGCGGCCGCTTAGCCTGCGCAAGAAGATGGAAGAGATGGCGCAACAAGGAGGCGCCTGA